A region of the Bos mutus isolate GX-2022 chromosome 18, NWIPB_WYAK_1.1, whole genome shotgun sequence genome:
CCCTGCCAGCCGCAGCTCCCCACCTAGCTCTGCACCAGTCAGCTTCTTGCGGGAGCCACGCCTTGCCCTGTCTCCAGGCACGTGGATGGAGACCTCTGCTCCTCTGGGTCTCTGCGCAGCCTGTCCACGCCCACACACCAACCCGGGCCTGTGCTCGCCCCTCACCCTGTGACAGTGACCATTTTTTGAGgccactgtgtgccaggtacaCTGTCCTAAGGCCCTGACATACGCCAGGTCGCTTACCACTCCCACAAACCTGCACTGTAGGCTCTCTGTTTTCCCCATATTACTGACGGGGAGCTCAGAGAGGTGCAATGACTTGTCCAAGGCTACACAGCTAGAGAGGTGAGACAGTTGTAAGGCAGTCTGAGTCCATGCTGTGGACCACTCTGTAGTCCTGCCTGGGTACAGCATCTGAGGGACTGGGTGGTGAGggcgatggtggtgatggtgatgaggatgaagatgatgatggtgataatgatgaaGGTGACGGTAAGGATGATGGTAGTGACTGTGATGATGGTGACAGTGATCGTGgtgagggtgatggtggtggtggtgacggtgatggtgatggtggtgatggtgatggtggtgatggtgagggtgatggtggtgatggtggtgatggtggtgatggtggtgagggtgatggtggtggtggtgatggtgagggtgatggtggtggtggtgacggtgatggtgatggtggtgatggtggtgagggtgatggtggtggtggtgatggtgagggtgatggtggtggtggtgacggtgatggtgatggtggtcatggttatggtggtgatggtgatggtggtgatggtggtgatggtggtgagggtggtggtggtgatggtgatgtggATGAAGATAATGATGAAGGTGACAGTGAGGATGATGGTAGTGactgtgatgatggtgatggtggtgagggtgatggtggtgatggtggtggtggtggtgatggtgagggTGATGATGGCGATGGTGgtgagggtgatggtggtggtggtgatggtgagggTGATGATGGCGATGGTGgtgagggtgatggtggtgatggtgacggtGATGATGGCGATGGTGgtgaggatggtggtggtgatggtgatgtggATGAAGAtaatgatggtgataatgatgaaGGTGACAGTAAGGATGATGGTAGTGactgtgatgatggtgatgatggtggtggtgatggtggtggtggtgacggtgatggtgatggtggtcatGGTTATGGTGGTGATGGCGATGGtggtgagggtggtggtggtgatggtgatgaggaTGAAGAtaatgatggtgataatgatgaaGGTGATGGTAAGGATGATGGTAGTGACTGTGATGATGGTgacggtgatggtggtggtggtgacggtgATGGTGGTCATGgttatggtggtgatggtgatggtggtgatggtgagggTGATGACGGCGATGGtggtgagggtggtggtggtgatggtgatgtggATGAAGATAATGATGAAGGTGACAGTGAGGATGATGGTAGTGACTGTgatcatggtgatggtggtggtggtgagggtgatggtggtgatggtggtggtggtggtgatggtgagggTGATGATGGCGATGGTGgtgagggtgatggtggtggtggtgagggtgatggtggtgatggtgagggTGATGATGGCGATGGTGgtgagggtgatggtggtgagggtgatgatggtgatgatggcgaTGGTGATGGTGCTGAGGCTGAGGTGATGGTAAGGATGAGGGTGGTGGCGATGGGAGCTAAAACCTAAGGGACACTTCCCACGTGcctggcactgttctaagtgctttagtTTTGGCCCCCGTTGCCCGTTACAGTGAGCATAAGCTCAGGAATTGCTGACAGCAGCCCCAGGAGGCGGGTGCTCTCACAGTCCTcccttttcagatgaggaaactaaggcacagagcggtgaagtgacttgcccaagctcCTGATTTTCTGGAGGTGGGTGGCTCCAGGGACTCGCCGCAGGACATCCTGGACCACACGTGAATGACTGGGAGCCTCCTGCCCTAACCGCTTCTCCCCTGCCGCAAGCGGCCTTCCTCCTGGGAGCCCAGGATGGAAGACCCACCTGCCCCCAAACACGGTCCGCCCCACGTTCCAGAGCCGGCCTCCTCACCAACTGCTCAAGAACCCCTCCCCACCTTCAGCCTGCCCCCCAGCCTGGACCCCATGGCGATGCCGCTGATTGGCACCCCGCCACCACCCCCCAGCTCCCTGcctgtcctccccaccccccagagccAGCTTCGGCAGCAcagacctccccacccccacagctgCTCTGCCCCAGGCTCCGCGGAGGCCCAGGCCGCCCACAGTGAGCACATCCCCCTGGGCACGCAGGCGCGGCCCAACAAGATCCAGGGCAGGGGCGAGCTCCTATCGCGTCTCCCCACCCACGCCCTCCTCTCTCCGTGTCCCCTCAGGCCCCGCTCCCCCGGGATCCCCCTCCACCcacgcttttttttttaactccgtGTGAAAAAATTTCAAACTTGCAGAAAAGTCAAAAGACAGATGTCTGATGCAGCAGCTCCTTTACTGaaactttaattatttatttggcagctctgggtctcagttgcgcCCTGCGGCATGGCGTGCAGGGaatctagctccccaaccagggatcgaacccggggccCCGGCTTTGGAAGCACGgtgtgtcttagccactggaccaccggggaagtcccatcagatatattttctaaaattaattaacttttatttatcttcGCGGCTGTGtgggtttctctctagttgtggcgagcaggggctcctctctaggtgCGCGCGTGGGCTCCTCTCCTTGGGGAGTACGGGCTTCGCGCACAGGCTCAGATTGTGGTGCTCCcgcttcctttctccagggcatgtggggtcttccctgatCAGTGACCCAGCATGCTTCCTgtcttagtcactgggccaccagggaagttccaacggatacatttttaaataaaccttTCCCTGCAGGTTTAACATAGtacaaaaaaaaatgcacacatcATCCGTGCAGAGCTTAATGAATTTTTCCCAAAGGGGACCTGCTgataaaatcaacattcagatcTAGTAACAGGGCATTTCTTGCCTCCAGAGATCCTGGTGGGATCTCCTTCCCATGAGTCGCCATCCTGACGTTTCTCCCTGTTGATCGAGTTAGCCTGGTTTTGAACTTTATTTCTATGGTGTCACGCActgactgggagaaggcaatggcaccccacttcagtactcttgcctggaaaatcccatggacggaggagcctggtaggctgcagtccatggagtcgaaaagagtcggacacgaccgagcgacttcactttcacttttcactttcatgcactggagaagggaatggcaacccactccagtgttcttgcctggagaatcccagggacaggggagcctggtgggctgctgtctatggggttgcacagagtcggacaccactgaagtgacttagcgcggCAGCAGCACACACTAAGTCTCACTGCTTTTGTTCAACACCATGTTTTTGCATTCATCTGCTGGAAAGTCCACGATCAAACATGACAGACTGGGCGGGGTGCTGAGAACAACCTCATGATTCTGGAGCCTCAGGCCCCAGACCAAGGTGCTGGCGGGGAGAGGCCTCCTccttggcttctcttgtggtcaTTCCTCTGTGCGTCCTCATCTCCTCCTCCCGGGTTACGAACCACCCTGATGATGTCATTTTGACTTAATCACCTCTCTAAGGACTCcatctccaaatgcagtcacgTTTTGaggccctggggcttccctggtggctcagtggtaaagaatctgcctgcgatgcaggcgacctgggttcaatccctgggttgggaagattcccctggagagggaaatggcaacccactccagtattcttgcctggagaattccatggacagagaagcctggtaggctacagtccatggggttacaaacagtcagacatgactgagtgactttactttctgaggtgctgggggttAAAACTGCAACATATAATTTCAGGGGGACACAGTGCAGTGCGAGATCCACCTGCATTGCTACTGAGGGGTAGGGATACTGGGGGAGACCTGTGCAGTGGCTACTGCGGTCATCCAGGGAGgccaggaccccagccagggcttGGTGGCGATCCTGAGAGGGCTGGTGGAGATGCAGATTCATAGCCCTTTAGGAAGCAGAATCCACACGGCTTCAACGTTACAGTGGTGCTGCCAGTCCACAGAGTGcctttgtgcaaaaaaaaaaaaattgtgaaggcACCTCTTAAGACATTTTTTACTTCTCCATGTTGGAATATGGTCAGAATAAATCTAAATGCCAAACATAccaggatttcctggtggctcagtggtaaagaatcctcctgctaatgcagaagtcatgggttcgatccctggtctagaaaGATCACACaggcctcggagcaactaagcccactcgccacaactgttgagcctgtgtcCAGAGCCGGGGAGCCAGGACAACTGAGCCtcacgctgcaactactgaagcccgtgcaccctagagcctgtgctctgcaaccagagaagccactgcaatgagaagcccgcacaccccaactagagaggagcccccgtgAGCCTCAAGGAaggaaagccctcacagcaacgaagacccagcacggacaaaaataaataaataaatatttttaagtgcacagtgtTGGACGGGACCTGCCTCCTTGTGCAATGCACAAGCCCCACAGCTGTTCATAGCTTCCCAATGGATGGGGTTGAAAGTGAAACAAAGGGTTAGTtgatcagtcctgtctgactctgtgaccccatggacagtagcccgccaagctcctctatccatgggatttcccaggcaagaatactggagtgggttgccatttccttctccagggaaatcttccccatctagggatcgaacctgtgtctcctacattgcaggcagattctttaccatctgagccgccaggaaagccCATGGATGGGTTAGAGACACTGAACTGTGGGACTCAAGAAAATGGACCCAGGGCAGAGACAGTAGCGTAAAGACAAGTGGGGAGGGAGAGCAGAGACACGTCACTCCTGGGATGGCAGACGGGAGGGGATTTCTTCATGGTCACCCCTGTAACGCCCGGCTCTTTCCGCAGGCAGTTTGCCAAGATCGAAGCTGCCACCCAGCACCTGGCCATGTCCATTCTGTCCCAGGAGGCAGCTCCCCAGAGACTGACGCCCCAGAGGCcgcccccaccacctccctcccccttcctggGCGTGGCCTGTGCTGTGGCACCCACCGAGGCACTGCATGCTGGCCCCAGCCTGAGTCTCGCTGCCCTGGACGCCTCCACCCTCGACCTCTTTGAGGACATTGCGCTCCCCCCAGCGTGTCCTTCAGCGCCATCTGACCTGTCCCTCTGTGTGCTGGGCCAGCCGGCCCTGAGGCAGGACACACTGCTCTACGACCCCCTGCTCCCTCCACCACGttccctggggggaggggaggagctcTTGGCTTCTGAGGGTCGCTGCGGGGGCAGGTGGGAGGTGTCTTGTGCCTGCCCTTCTCAGGGTACCCCTGCAGGCTGGGGGACCTACTTTCCGTGACACCCAATCACAACCCAGCCCAGGCTCCCAGAGGGACCAGAGCCCCCGCCATGACAGCTCCTCAGCTGCCTGCCAGGCAGTCCTCTGTCCCATCCACGCCCCTCCTGGCAACCTCTGGCCACAGGAATCAAGCCCAGACTCCTGCCTCGGCCTCAAGGGTCTTCTCCCAGGTCCAGGGCTCCCAGTTCAGCCTctgggatggaggagggggtgCTCTCTCCCTTTCTCACCTTCTCCCTTCTTTCTGCTCAGCCCCACCTCCTTGTTgactgtccccccacccccggcacCCTCTCACCCTGGTTCAGCTCTGTCTAATGTCTGGTCTTGTCTTGTTTATTCCCAAAGATCTGCGGGCTGCCTACTGCATACCAGGCCCAGATCTGGGTGTGAGGACtcagcagtgaataaaacagacatcTCTGCCCTCACGGAGTTGACATGGCAGGGTGGGGGATAAAGTTGGGAGCGCTGAAAATAAATGAGTatatctatactttttttttttttttaaggcaagatAAATTTCCAATTTCAGATTGGTATTAGTGCTGGGAAGAAAATATTGATAGGATAGCAACCCGATTGGGTGACTCCTTGATacagggtggtcagggaaggccttcaATGACAAGGAACTGGTACTGTGGAAAAGTCTGGGGTTTCGAGCAGAGGGACCAGccggtgcaaaggccctgaggtgggacgCTGGGGACCAgcctggctggagcagagtgagctGGAGGAGAGTGTAAGACAGACGGGTGGGCGGTTGAGGGGCTGAAAAGGCACACAGCAaattggagttcagttcagttcagtcgttcagtcggtctgactctttgcgaccccatgaactgcagcacgccaggcctccctgtccatcaccaactcccggagttcacccagactcacgtccattgtgtcagtgatgccatccaaccatctcatcctctgtcgtccccttctcctcctgccctcaatctttcccagcatcagggttttttcaaatgagtcagctctccgcatcaggtggccaaagtattggagtttcagtttcaacatcagtccctccaatgaacacccaggagtgatctcctttaggatggacttgttggatctccttgcagtccaagggactctcaagagtcttcgccaacaccacagttcaaaagcatcaattctttggcggtcagctttctttatagtccaactctcacatccatacatgactactggaaaaaccatagccttgactagacagacctttgttggcaaagtaatgtctctgcttttgaatatgctgtctaggttggtcataactttccttccaaggagcaagcgtcttttaatttcatggctgcaatcaccatccacagtgattttggagtccaaaaaaataaagtcggccactgtttccactgtttccctgtctatttgacatgaagtgatgggaccagatgccatgatcttcgttttctgaatgttgagctttaagccaactttttcactctcctctttcactttcatcaagaggctttttagttcctcttcactttctgccataagggtggtgtcatctgcatatctgaggttattgatatttctcccggcaatcttgattccagctgtgcttcatccagcccagcatttctcatgatgtactctgcatataagttaaataagcagggtgacaatatacagccttgacatactccttttcctatttggaaccagtctgttgttccatgtccagttctaactgttgcttcctgacctgcatacaggtttctcaagaggcaggtcaggtggtctggtattcccatctctttcagaattttccacagtttattgtgatccacacagtcaaaggctttggcctagtcaataaagcagaaatagatgtttttctggaactctcttgctttttcgtttGGCTTTTATTCCAAAAGTGATGGGAAATTCTCTCTCAACCCCTTTCTCGCAACCCCACTTCCAAGCACCGTCTAAACATTAGGACACCACCCGAAGAGGCAGGTGCTGTGagagggaaaactgaggctccaagagaACAGACGAAAGAGCGCGGAGAGGGAGGGACTTCTTGGCTTGTCGCGCCTTTATAGCCCTTTCCTGGAAAGTGCGTGGGTCTAAATTTCTGTCTCTGGCTAGAAGGGCCAGGTTCGGACCCAAGGTCTGCCCCTGCGCCGCGCACTCCCCGCCCTTCGCCCTTCGAACTTGACAGTCAGTCTGATCACGACCCGCTAACCTTTCCGGCTGCAGTCCAGAGTTCTCTGTACCCGGCGCACCGCTCCGCCTTTAGACACGCCACGCGTGCCTTTTGGGACTCCCCATTGGCCTGACGCTCTGCCTTTCTCCAGGGCGAGCCAATCACGCTCTCAAAACGGACAGCCTGGCCCACGGCCCCCGAGGAGGGGTGGGAAGAAGCGGCGTTCTCGGACTGGCTGCCAGCGGAGCGGAGCAGAGCTAGGCGAGTGCCTATTGGGCGGATCGGCTCTGGAGGCGGGACGTGGAGGGCGCGGGGTGGGGCTCCGTATCCAGAAGGTGAGAAACGTTGACCCGGCCTGCGGACCGTACTGGAGGAGCCGAGCTGCGCGAGTCCGGCGGCAGCGGGTGAGTGACTGCAAGCCTCACCTGCGGAGGGCAGGCTCGGCTTCCTCTGGCGCCTTCCGGGTAAGGCCCCGCCGGCGCTGCGGGAGGACCGACCTCCCTGCCCGCCGCTGGGGAGACCGAGGCTCCGCGGGGCCATCCGGGGCCGAGGGGACGCGGCCGGGGCAGGACTCCTGCCCACGCCCGACACTAGTGGCTGGCCAGGGCCGATTCCACTCCCCGCGTCGAGTGCCCGCATCACCCCTGCGCGGAGGGTGTTTCCCCAAGAAGGAAACCGGCTCAGACGGAGCGTGAAACTtgagggtcacacagccagcgaGGCTGGGTGCGGACGCACGCCGCCCGGGCCACCTGGGGGATCTGAACAGACCGATTGGCTCCGCAGGTGGCCGCCCATCGCGGGCCGCTCCTCTGCCCGACCTCGGGCTTCCTCTGCCCCGAGCTGCGTTCTGGATCCTCATCACTCCCCTAGAGCacccccaaactctgtctccagcccaggccccgcccccacgTGTTTCATCTCCTCTGCCTCAATCAGGTGGGCTCTCCAGGGAATTAGCCCACCCTCTGACGACTGGAAACCAGGCCCGCCTGCCCCCTCCTCTCCGTCCCGGCTGCCTGGACTGGACCCTGCCCTCCCGGCCTCCACCTCCAGTCCAGCCCCACAGGCTGCCAGCGAGGCCTCcctgttttctattttcaaaactttcttGTGGAAGTTTATTACACGTGTAGGGAAAAGTACAAATCACAGATACACAACTCACCTAACTTCACCAAGAGTATGCGAACAGCATACAAACGCAGAAACCAAACACCCCCGACGCGAAGTCCCAGCCCCTCCTTCATCACTACTGCCCAAGGACAACCATTATCATGACTTTAATGCCACCGATGGGTCTGGCTGGGTTCTTGCCTTATGTAAACGTTTTGTATTGTATTCAGTATATTGTATTTACCTGACTGGAGAACCTGTTTACACACTGTCAAAAATTCAAGAGCAACAGAGTCTTACATACAGTGGTCAAACATCCTTCACACTCTGCCCCTCAGAGACCTGTCCCTGCAGAAAAAGCCTGTTCTTACTTGCTCGCCAGAGAGCAAATACGGACTGCAGCAGtatgcaggctttttttttttttccttcttgcattttGGCACAAATGGGAGCACTGTTTACACACTATGTTTGTCCCATCTGTGCCCCGTCACCCCCCTCCTTAACATCTCTCAGACATTTCTCCACATGGTTACTTAAAGATCTTGCTTGTGATTACCAGTGCCCTAACCGTGGATGTTtagatttatttctgttctttggcTCAGGGAGGGGGTCTCATAGTGAATAACCTTGTCCCATAATGAATAACTTGTGTCATTTCAAGGCATGTCTGCAGGCATGCACTTAGGCTAAACACTTGGCATGAGTTCCCTGGGTCACAGGGTTTGTGACTCTGTAATTTTGAGAACTGTGGGCACATGGTTCTCCCTAGGGGGTGCTTGCTGCAGTTTACACTCCTACCAGCTCTGCAGGCGCACCCGTCACAGGCTTTCGGACATTCCAGCACCCCACCCGCTCCTGACCCTGTCCCTCCAGTCTCTTGGAGAGTTACCAGTACCACCCAGAACCGGAGTGAGGAGAGCCCTCCAGGTGGAGGCAGCTGCCTGGGCAAAGGCCCTGAAGGGGGATGTGGCAGTCCAGCGCCTTGTGGGAGGAAGGTACCTCTTAGTCTTGAAGACAGAGAAAAGCCATGAGGCCTGGGGGAGAGCTAAGATGGGGTAACAGGGTCACCTGTGTGTTTTCAAAAAgattgctttctctctcttcactttctttgggAGAACTCTGCCAAGACAGAGTAGCTTCCCCAGAAATCCTCACCCTGGCCACAGCTGTAACTACGCAATGAAGTAATGCAGTGTGGTTTCATTTTTGAGGGAGTTTCCCTTCCATTTGTATTTAGAGACAAAATTCCCATAGCATAATATTCACCATTTTAGCCATCCACTAAGTTTTAAACTTTAGATATGCCACATGTAGGAAACATTTTCAGTGGTAGATGTGCTCAGTTTAAAGAATAACCAAAAGCACCTGTGGGACTCCCGACACTGAAACTTGCCCTGAGCAAGGGTCAGCTGGCTTGCCCTCCACTGGGTGCACTGGGTCCGCAGGGCCTTTGTTTcctaaataaattaacaaataagtAAGTGACATGCAGAGGTGGGGGGAGCTGCAGACACAAGCCAGGACTCCTCGTTTGTGCAGCAGTTCCAGGAACCAGAGACACAAGTCTCTGGGAACATGGGCTGGGACCATGAGACTCGGGGTGTCCAGGGCCCTGATGGGGAGAGGTGGCAGTCACCCCTCTAGTCCCCGCAGCACCTCCGCCTTCATGGACCCCTCCCCTGGACCTCAGGGTCCTCCCCTTTAAAAGGGCTGCTGCCCAGGTGACTCTACCAGTGCCCCCCTTAATTTTTAcattgcttgctttctttttaatggtgGGAGGGGCTTCCCCTGGAAGCCCAGggggttaagactgtgcttccagtgctGAGGGCATGGGTGCCATTCTTGGTTGGGGAACACTTGCCACacagaaattaaacaaaataaaaacaatttaaaaaataaaattgtggcAAAGTATACATAACCTAAAACTTACCATCctgaccattttaaagtatacaattaagAGGCATTTTGTATATTCCTAATATTGTGCACCCAGCACTACTATCTGATTCCAAACACTTCCATCTCCCCAGACGGAAACTCCGTGCCCCTCTTCAGTCTCTCCttcgccccaccccaccccaccccgccccagccaGCTCCGTCTCTGTGGACGGTCCATGTAAAGGGACTCCTGCGCCACGCTCTGTGACTCGGCAGCATTCACGGCGAGGGGCGTCCGCGCTCCTTTCCTTTTCGTGGCCGAATACTACACGTCGTGGGTACCCCAGCCTTTCTAAGACCCCTAGGCGGCGGGGTTCAGCTAGTGAGTCTCAGGCGTGGGCAAACTGCATTCAGAGAGGCAATCAGACCTGAGGGATCgcgggttggggtggggtggggagggtgggggcggtgggCGGTGGGTGGGTGTGCAGCTTTGCCTCAGGACCCCATCCCGACCCCTCAGGGGCTGACCGTGCCCTCCGGGGGACTTCAGAGCCTCAATCTCTCTCCAGGCTGCGGGAGGGTCACAGTGGGAGTCTAGGGGGTGAGTGCGTGGACCCCGGACATGCAGAGAAGCCCCCTCCGAGCCTAACCGCACTCCCTGGGCCCTCTGTCCACTCCAGGACATGGCAGCTGCGAGGCCCGCGTTGGGCCGCGTCCTTCCCGGATCTTCCATGCTCTTCCTGTGCGACATGCAGGAGAAGTTCCGCCACGTCGTGTACTTCCGTCAGATCGTCTCTGTGGCTGCGCGCATGCTCAAGGTACAGCCCTGCTCCCTCGGACCCAGGTCCAGACCCCATGCCTCCTCCCTCAGACCAGGAGTCCAGGCCGAAGCCCCTTTTGGGCTCAGACCTGCGCTCCTCCACCCCCATGCCAGGTGGCCCGGCTGCTGAGTGTGCCGACAGTGCTGACTGAGCAGTACCCACAGGGTCTGGGCCCCACGGTGCCCGAGCTGGGCGCCCAGGGCCTCCAGCCATACTCCAAGACCTGCTTCAGCATGGTGCCTGCGGTGCAGCAGGAGCTGGACGCACGGCCCCAGCTGCGCTCTGTGCTCCTCTGTGGCGTGGAGACACAAGCCTGCATCTTGGTGAGACCCCCACTGACCCTTGGGACCTCCTTTCCACCTGGGACCTCCCCAACCTGAAAACCCAGAACCCTGGACACTGCTTCCTGACCCGTGGCTCCCCTCCTGACCTGGGACCTTCAACTCCACTCAGGATCCCTGGGCTTTTGTCCTGCCAAGCATACCGCTATAATCCGCACCCCTCCTGCCCTGATCCGCCCTCAGCCCCACCCTGGCCCCCGTCATTCCTGGCTGGGGTGGTCCTGACCTCTCTCCGCCCCCAGCAAACGGCCCTGGACCTCCTGGATCGCGGGCTGCAGGTCCACGTGGTGGTGGACGCCTGTACCTCCCGGAGGTGAGCTCTTCTCAGGGGTGAGGTGCGTGTGGGTTGGGTTTGGGGCACCCAGGGAGAACCCGGGGGTGGATCCTTGCTGAGTTCACCGGCTGTCTGGGCGTGGGGTAGGGACCGAGAcaccctctctcccaccccctcaGCCAGGTGGACCGGCTGGTGGCGTTGTCGCGGTTGCGCCAGAGCGGTGCCTTCCTCTCCACCAGCGAGGGGCTCATTTTTCAGCTCGTGGGCGACGCCACCCACCCTCAGTTCAAGGAGGTACTGGACCC
Encoded here:
- the C18H19orf85 gene encoding uncharacterized protein C19orf85 homolog; translation: MHPGAPTGPGVSEAGPRELCAFVSGAAAHVLRALHPRRARPLKRRPNHRRFLHNQICRQFAKIEAATQHLAMSILSQEAAPQRLTPQRPPPPPPSPFLGVACAVAPTEALHAGPSLSLAALDASTLDLFEDIALPPACPSAPSDLSLCVLGQPALRQDTLLYDPLLPPPRSLGGGEELLASEGRCGGRWEVSCACPSQGTPAGWGTYFP
- the ISOC2 gene encoding isochorismatase domain-containing protein 2 isoform X1, with protein sequence MAAARPALGRVLPGSSMLFLCDMQEKFRHVVYFRQIVSVAARMLKVARLLSVPTVLTEQYPQGLGPTVPELGAQGLQPYSKTCFSMVPAVQQELDARPQLRSVLLCGVETQACILQTALDLLDRGLQVHVVVDACTSRRSRSSSRSPAPTAGCWAFSKTRTPSSADLATLRCAETPSSPVLGTLAGALSPPVAGSREWCSPPGEPPPREGGGCRLPIGPHLPEMQMKLPELGEGWSSRAGGGARPRATPRGGEGEGVTVYVGPAHGE
- the ISOC2 gene encoding isochorismatase domain-containing protein 2 isoform X2, which gives rise to MAAARPALGRVLPGSSMLFLCDMQEKFRHVVYFRQIVSVAARMLKVARLLSVPTVLTEQYPQGLGPTVPELGAQGLQPYSKTCFSMVPAVQQELDARPQLRSVLLCGVETQACILQTALDLLDRGLQVHVVVDACTSRSQVDRLVALSRLRQSGAFLSTSEGLIFQLVGDATHPQFKEIQKLVKEPSPDSGLLGLFQDQNPLFR